One region of Eupeodes corollae chromosome 1, idEupCoro1.1, whole genome shotgun sequence genomic DNA includes:
- the LOC129942074 gene encoding juvenile hormone esterase yields the protein MRVLLHLFNVIVCLVCCASVNGLLGYEKELSDVILTTALGKIRGTYLTSQSGKNFYAFRGIRYAKPPLGPLRFKATVPIEQWNGIFDATLDGPMCPQPALNSSDVSEDCLRMNIYTKELPSETNLNVKRPVVVFIHPGGLYSLSGQSRNFAGPQYFMDRNIVLVTFNYRLGSLGFLSTGTKDAPGNAGFKDQVLLLRWIKIHISRFGGDPGSVTLLGYGAGATSATLHLVSPMSKNLFHKAIVMSGSSTAQWKIPENQLPLAQRQARLLLCPDNKIETMIECLRQKHYLELANSQGNMFEFGRGNPVLLWKPVIEPKLGQDRFLIEDPVKSYQDGKFMKVPIITGITKDEFVGPALNILENEELRNAFDENFEKVAPVCFLYSNNLARSKNISEELRKYYLGSGSLHPNRSLEGLANLFADALTGFGVHRFVRLAARHTKVYYYLFSYQGQASHLYYPEDKPYGVVHHDDLLYLFVEPSVSRMFADDDEEYKIIETLTRMWTAFAYKGDPNKSNDEYLRNVRWRPFSFKKENYLEIGDELIMKEGGLNLERYEVWKKLFPLHWIRRHSKNDGNSFDYPEEKEDGTS from the exons ATGCGTGTTCTCTTGCATCTTTTTAACGTTATAGTTTGTCTTGTTTGTTGTGCTAGTGTCAATGGCCTTCTAGGCTATGAAAAAGAACTATCCGATGTAATACTTACAACCGCTTTAGGTAAGATTCGCGGTACCTATCTAACATCTCAGTCTGGAAAGAATTTTTACGCCTTTCGTGGAATTCGTTATGCGAAACCACCTTTGGGTCCGTTACGTTTTAAGGCAACCGTACCTATTGAACAATGGAATGGAATTTTCGACGCTACTCTGGATGGTCCAATGTGTCCACAACCGGCATTGAACAGTTCCGATGTCTCTGAAGATTGCCTCCGAATGAATATCTATACGAAAGAACTACCATCAGAAAcgaatttaaatgtcaaacgtCCGGTTGTGGTATTTATACATCCCGGTGGGCTGTATTCTCTCTCGGGACAGAGTCGAAATTTTGCGGGCCCCCAATATTTTATggatagaaatattgttttggtgaCATTCAACTATAGACTAGGCTCGTTGGGCTTTCTAAGTACCGGCACCAAAGATGCTCCTGGCAATGCTGGTTTCAAAGATCAGGTTTTGCTATTGCGATGGATCAAAATTCACATATCACGCTTTGGGGGTGATCCCGGTTCGGTGACGTTGTTGGGTTATGGAGCTGGAGCTACAAGTGCTACTCTTCATTTGGTGTCACCAATGTCGAAGAATTTATTCCACAAGGCCATTGTGATGAGTGGATCTTCTACAGCTCAGTGGAAAATTCCAGAAAATCAGTTGCCGCTTGCTCAACGACAGGCTCGGCTGCTCTTGTGCCCTGATAACAAGATCGAAACAATGATTGAATGTTTGAGACAG AAACATTATTTGGAGCTTGCCAACTCACAAGGCAACATGTTTGAATTCGGAAGAGGGAACCCTGTTTTACTATGGAAACCGGTAATTGAACCCAAATTAGGACAAGATCGATTTCTCATAGAGGATCCAGTTAAGTCATACCAAGATGGAAAATTTATGAAAGTTCCCATAATCACTGGAATCACCAAAGATGAATTTGTAGGACCGGCTCTaa atattttggAAAATGAGGAACTTCGCAAtgcttttgatgaaaattttgaaaaggtcgcgccagtttgttttctttatagcAACAATTTGGCGAGATCGAAGAATATAAGCGAAGAACTGAGAAAATACTACCTTGGATCTGGATCACTTCATCCGAATAGGTCTTTGGAGGGTTTGGCTAAT CTTTTCGCAGATGCTTTAACAGGCTTTGGAGTTCATAGATTTGTTCGTTTAGCAGCTCGACACACGAAGGTCTAttactatttattttcttaCCAAGGTCAAGCAAGTCATCTTTATTATCCTGAAGATAAGCCTTATG GAGTTGTACATCACGATgatcttctttatttatttgtggAACCATCGGTTTCTCGAATGTTTgccgatgatgatgaagaatacaaaattatagaaaCCTTAACAAGAATGTGGACTGCTTTTGCATACAAAGG GGATCCCAACAAATCGAATGACGAATACCTGCGCAATGTTCGGTGGCGTCCATTTagcttcaaaaaagaaaattatctaGAAATTGGAGACGAACTCATTATGAAGGAAGGTGGTTTAAATTTGGAACGTTATGAGGTGTGgaaaaagctttttcctttgcaTTGGATTCGGCGACATAGTAAAAATGACGGCAACAGCTTTGACTATCCTGAGGAGAAGGAAGATGGAACAAGTTga